Within the Aeromicrobium sp. Root236 genome, the region GATCAGCTCGCGCGCCTCCTCGACCGTGCGGCGGGCATCGCGGCCGGAGGCGTGCAGCGACGACGCGTTGCCCGTGCGGGCCAGCTCCTCGGCCATCACGGCGATCGCCTCAGGGACCATCGGCGTCGTCGCCGCATGGTCGAGGTAGGCCACTCGCTCGAGGTTGTTCATCGCTCAACAAGCGTAGCCCGGTGACGCACGTCCCGTGCCCGCCGTCCGGACGCACGACCGGCGCCGCCCGTGGAGGGCGACGCCGGTCGTGGCAGGGCGAACGGCTACTTGCCGCCCTCCTTGAGCGTCACGTCGATCGGCTTGTAGTTCTTGCCGTCGACGTCGACCCCTTCGGCCTTGAGCTCCTTGAGCGCCGCATCCACGTACGTGTTGGAGTACGCCGACGCCGGAGGCGCCTTGGAGATGATCGTCGCGCCGGTCTCGTTCTTGGTGCCGAGCGCGATGTCGACGGTCTGCTTCCAGGCCGCCTCGTCGATCACGCCGACGCCGTGGGTCGAGGGCCAGATCAGCTTGTTGACCTCGTTGGTCATCCAGAGCTGGTGGCTCTCGCCGAGCTGCGAGCCCGCCGCCGTCACGATCTTGGCGGCTTCCGCCGGGTTGTCGCGTGCGTAGACCCAGCCCTTGATCGACGCCTTGATGAACTTGGTCGTCTGGTCCGCGTACGCCTTGTCCTTCAGCTTGTCGGTCTGCGCCCAGATCGCGTCCTGGAGCATCGCGGTGCCGACGTCGTTCCAGTCGATCACGTTGAGGTCGTCGGGCGTGTAGAGCTTGCCGGTCTTGGGGTTCTTGGTCTCCAGCACCTGGGCGTACTCGTTGTAGGTCATCGCCTGGGCGGCGTCGATGTCACCGGCGAGGAAGCCGTTCATGTCGAACGCCTGCTGCACGAGCTTGACGTCCTTGACCCCCACGCCGTCCTTCTGCATGCCGGCGAAGAGCTCCCACTCGTTGCCGAAGCCCCAGCTGCCGACCTTCTTGCCCTTGAGGTCGGCCGGGCTCGTGATGCCCTTGTCCTTGAACGAGATCTGCGTCGTCGCGCTGCGCTCGAAGATCTGGGCGACGTCGGTGATCTTGGCGCCCTTCTCGATCGAGCCCAGGACCTTGGGGACCCACGAGATCGCGTAGTCCACGTCGCCGGCCGACAGCACGTCCTGCGGCACGATGTCGGCGCCGCCCTCGACGATCTCGACGTCGAGCCCTTCGTCCTTGTAGTAGCCCTGGTCGACGGCCGCGTAGTAGCCGGCGAACTGTGCCTGGGGCACCCATTGGAGTTGGAGCTTGACCTTCGTCAGGTCACCGCTCGCTGAGTCGCCGTCACTGTCGCTCCCGCCCCCGCAGGCGCTCAGGACCAGCGATGCCGCAGCCACCATGGCGGCGACCCTTGCCCACTTCCGCATGTTGCGCTTCATCGATTCTCCTTGTTGGTGGTGCTGCAGGCCGTCCGTGGGTCACGGACGGACGATCAGGGGGTCGAACGGTGTCGCGTGAAGAACATCTCGACCGCGAGGGCGGCGCAGTAGAACACGAGGCCGAGCACGATCGCGCCGAAGACGTACGCCCAGGCGAGGGCGT harbors:
- a CDS encoding ABC transporter substrate-binding protein; this translates as MKRNMRKWARVAAMVAAASLVLSACGGGSDSDGDSASGDLTKVKLQLQWVPQAQFAGYYAAVDQGYYKDEGLDVEIVEGGADIVPQDVLSAGDVDYAISWVPKVLGSIEKGAKITDVAQIFERSATTQISFKDKGITSPADLKGKKVGSWGFGNEWELFAGMQKDGVGVKDVKLVQQAFDMNGFLAGDIDAAQAMTYNEYAQVLETKNPKTGKLYTPDDLNVIDWNDVGTAMLQDAIWAQTDKLKDKAYADQTTKFIKASIKGWVYARDNPAEAAKIVTAAGSQLGESHQLWMTNEVNKLIWPSTHGVGVIDEAAWKQTVDIALGTKNETGATIISKAPPASAYSNTYVDAALKELKAEGVDVDGKNYKPIDVTLKEGGK